In Solanum pennellii chromosome 3, SPENNV200, a single window of DNA contains:
- the LOC107014627 gene encoding two-component response regulator ARR15, with product MEMAQELHVLAVDDSHVDRKVIERLLKISCCKVTAVESGTRALQYLGLDGEKSSMGIDGLKVNLILTDYSMPGMTGYELLKKIKESSVLSKIPVVIMSSEKILPRIDRCLEEGAEEFLLKPVKLSDVKRLRDFILRGEGDDNKETEKNIEQVCSRKRKLQDDSTTQSIPSPVVTAHDIESSPESQQPLSKQSKIG from the exons ATGGAAATGGCACAAGAGTTGCATGTTCTTGCTGTTGATGATAGTCATGTTGATCGGAAAGTTATTGAGAGATTGTTAAAGATCTCTTGCTGTAAAG TTACAGCAGTGGAAAGTGGAACGAGGGCTTTGCAGTATTTGGGGTTAGATGGAGAGAAGAGTTCTATGGGGATTGAT GGTTTGAAGGTAAATCTAATACTGACGGACTATTCCATGCCTGGGATGACTGGCTATGAACTTCTCAAAAAAATCAAG GAATCATCGGTGTTGAGCAAGATCCCCGTTGTTATTATGTCATCGGAGAAGATTTTGCCTCGCATTGATAG ATGTTTGGAGGAAGGTGCTGAAGAATTTCTCCTGAAGCCTGTTAAGTTATCTGATGTTAAACGTCTCCGAGACTTCATTCTGAGAGGCGAGGGGGATGACAACAAAGAAACGGAGAAGAATATCGAACAAGTATGTTCTAGAAAACGAAAACTTCAAGACGATTCAACGACACAATCAATACCATCCCCTGTAGTTACAGCCCATGACATTGAGTCATCACCAGAATCTCAACAGCCTTTGTCAAAGCAATCCAAGATTGGATAG